A portion of the Rhinopithecus roxellana isolate Shanxi Qingling chromosome 19, ASM756505v1, whole genome shotgun sequence genome contains these proteins:
- the KRT12 gene encoding keratin, type I cytoskeletal 12, whose protein sequence is MDLSNSTMSLSVRTPGLSRRLSSQSVIAGRPRGMSASSVGSGYGGSAFGFGPSYGGGFSAASMFGSSSGFGGGSGSSMAGGLGAGYGRALGGSGFGGLGMGFGGSPGGGSLGILSGNDGGLLSGSEKETMQNLNDRLASYLDKVRALEEANTELENKIREWYETRGTGTGDASQSDYSKYYPLIEDLRNKIIAANIGNAQLLLQIDNARLAAEDFRMKYENELALRQGVEADINGLRRVLDELTLTRTDLEMQIESLNEELAYMKKNHEEELQSFRVGGPGEVSVEMDAAPGVDLTRLLNDMRAQYETIAEQNRKDAEAWFIEKSGELRKEISTNTEQLQSSKSEVTDLRRAVQNLEIELQSQLAMKKSLEDSLAEAEGDYCAQLSQVQQLISNLEAQLLQVRADAERQNVDHQRLLNVKARLELEIETYRRLLDGEAQGDGLEESLFVTDSKSQAQSTDSSKDPTKTRKIKTVVQEMVNGEVVSSQVQEIEELM, encoded by the exons ATGGATCTCTCCAACAGTACCATGTCACTCTCAGTGCGCACCCCTGGACTGTCCCGGCGGCTCTCCTCACAGAGTGTGATAGCAGGCAGACCCAGGGGCATGTCTGcttccagtgttggaagtggCTATGGGGGAAGTGCCTTTGGCTTTGGACCCAGTTATGGGGGAGGCTTTTCTGCTGCTTCCATGTTTGGTTCTAGTTCTGGCTTTGGGGGTGGCTCTGGAAGTTCCATGGCAGGAGGACTGGGTGCTGGTTATGGGAGAGCCCTgggtggaagtggctttggaggACTGGGGATGGGATTTGGAGGCAGCCCAGGAGGTGGCTCTCTAGGTATTCTCTCAGGCAATGATGGAGGCCTTCTTTCTggatcagaaaaagaaactatgcaAAATCTTAATGATAGATTAGCTTCCTACCTGGATAAGGTGCGAGCTCTAGAAGAGGCTAATACTGAGCTAGAAAACAAAATTCGAGAATGGTATGAAACAAGAGGAACTGGGACTGGAGATGCTTCACAGAGTGATTACAGCAAATATTATCCACTGATTGAAGACCTCAGGAATAAG ATCATTGCAGCCAACATTGGAAATGCCCAGCTCCTCTTGCAGATCGACAACGCGAGACTGGCTGCCGAGGACTTCAGGATGAA GTATGAGAATGAACTGGCCCTACGCCAGGGCGTCGAGGCTGACATCAATGGCCTGCGCCGGGTGCTGGACGAGCTGACCCTGACCAGGACCGACCTGGAGATGCAGATCGAGAGCCTGAATGAGGAGCTGGCCTACATGAAGAAGAACCACGAGGAG GAGCTCCAAAGCTTCCGGGTGGGCGGCCCAGGCGAGGTCAGCGTAGAAATGGACGCTGCCCCCGGAGTGGACCTCACCAGGCTCCTCAACGATATGCGGGCGCAGTATGAAACCATCGCTGAGCAGAATCGGAAGGATGCTGAAGCCTGGTTCATTGAAAAG AGCGGGGAGCTCCGGAAGGAGATTAGCACCAACACCGAGCAGCTTCAGTCCAGCAAGAGCGAGGTCACCGACCTGCGTCGCGCCGTTCAGAACCTGGAGATCGAGCTGCAGTCCCAGCTCGCTATG AAGAAATCCCTGGAAGACTCGTTGGCCGAAGCCGAGGGCGATTACTGCGCGCAGCTGtcccaggtgcagcagctcatcaGCAACCTGGAGGCACAGCTGCTCCAGGTGCGCGCGGACGCAGAGCGCCAGAACGTGGACCACCAGCGGCTGCTGAATGTCAAGGCCCGCCTGGAGCTGGAGATTGAGACCTACCGCCGCCTGCTGGACGGGGAGGCCCAAGG TGATGGTTTGGAGGAAAGTTTATTTGTGACAGACTCCAAATCACAAGCACAGTCAACTGATTCCTCTAAAG